Proteins co-encoded in one Patescibacteria group bacterium genomic window:
- a CDS encoding VanW family protein, which yields MRKRSFSLVNFNNQPKKKTRQRLFFYLFVILIIIIGYFFTFFKIYDNRIYPNVFCSGNFNLGGLTKYQASELLNVWVDKIETGGFSFYVQDQAKDTPINIPSQLIAPTDPDLSRSLLSFDVDSTVKSAFNVGRNNNFFQKIKQITFDVNKKKKVDLIFWIDKVQLIHILEENFGELDNPAKNAKIEYSKDKNELILIKEEVGTVLNYTKAIDDLIKNLGLLKNNKIEITFVEDGADINSGQLSNIIEDARDLLSSAPYSLTFEEKKWQIKLNDLADWLDSGKNNLNEISLFFKKDKISSYLDEIAGEINIDPVSPRLAIENMRVSEFKKGSTGINLPIDDNVKIIIKEIFQKNKNIELKIDVTEPEPLPEDLNSLGINELLADGRSNFSGSPSNRIHNINVGTDKLNGILILPDEEFSLIKALGNIDEEAGFLAELVIKGDRTVPEYGGGLCQIATTTFRTAINAGLPITERQNHSYRVSYYEPAGTDATIYNPRPDLKFINDTSNHILFQAEINIDKKELIFRFYGTSDNRKVITAEPTIFNIVEPGPIKYIKTDELLPGEKEKVESAHYGADAKFKNTVIFANGIKREEEWNSHYKPWEETWLIGRQVEAEQSTDSLLDEVDSN from the coding sequence ATGAGAAAAAGAAGTTTTAGCTTGGTTAATTTTAACAACCAACCAAAGAAAAAAACTAGGCAGAGATTATTTTTTTATTTATTTGTAATTTTAATTATAATCATAGGATATTTTTTCACTTTTTTTAAAATTTATGACAATAGAATTTATCCAAATGTATTTTGTTCTGGCAATTTTAATTTAGGGGGCCTCACCAAATATCAAGCAAGTGAACTTTTAAATGTTTGGGTTGATAAAATAGAAACAGGTGGTTTTTCTTTTTATGTTCAGGACCAAGCAAAAGATACCCCCATAAATATACCATCGCAGTTAATAGCGCCAACAGATCCTGACTTGAGTCGTTCTTTACTTTCTTTTGATGTTGATTCGACTGTTAAAAGTGCTTTTAATGTTGGTCGGAATAATAATTTTTTCCAAAAAATAAAACAAATAACATTTGATGTAAATAAGAAAAAAAAGGTTGATTTAATTTTTTGGATTGACAAAGTTCAGCTAATTCATATCTTGGAAGAGAATTTTGGAGAGCTAGATAATCCAGCTAAAAATGCTAAAATAGAATATTCCAAAGATAAGAATGAATTGATATTAATAAAGGAGGAAGTTGGTACAGTATTAAATTATACTAAAGCAATTGATGATTTAATTAAAAATTTAGGGTTATTAAAAAATAATAAAATAGAAATTACATTTGTGGAAGATGGGGCAGATATTAATTCAGGTCAACTATCTAATATAATTGAAGATGCCAGGGATTTATTGTCTTCTGCGCCGTATTCTTTAACATTTGAAGAAAAAAAATGGCAGATAAAATTAAACGATTTGGCTGATTGGCTTGATTCAGGCAAAAATAACTTGAATGAAATTAGTTTGTTTTTTAAAAAAGACAAAATTTCATCTTATTTAGATGAAATAGCAGGAGAAATAAACATTGATCCAGTTTCTCCTCGTTTGGCAATAGAAAACATGAGAGTTTCTGAATTTAAAAAGGGATCCACTGGCATAAACCTACCCATTGATGATAATGTCAAGATAATCATCAAAGAAATTTTTCAGAAAAATAAAAACATAGAGCTTAAGATTGATGTTACAGAGCCAGAACCATTGCCAGAAGATCTTAATAGCCTTGGCATTAACGAATTGCTTGCTGACGGGCGATCTAATTTTTCAGGAAGTCCAAGTAACAGAATACACAACATCAATGTTGGCACAGACAAACTTAACGGAATATTGATTTTGCCAGATGAAGAGTTTTCTCTAATTAAAGCACTTGGAAATATTGATGAAGAGGCAGGGTTTTTAGCAGAGCTAGTTATTAAAGGAGATAGAACTGTTCCAGAGTACGGAGGAGGGCTTTGTCAGATTGCTACCACAACATTTAGAACAGCGATAAATGCAGGTCTTCCAATTACTGAAAGACAAAATCATTCATATAGAGTTTCTTATTATGAGCCAGCTGGAACAGATGCTACTATTTATAATCCAAGGCCAGATTTGAAATTTATAAATGATACAAGTAATCACATTCTTTTTCAAGCAGAGATTAATATAGATAAAAAAGAGTTAATTTTTCGATTTTATGGCACAAGTGACAACAGGAAGGTTATTACTGCCGAGCCAACTATTTTTAATATTGTTGAGCCAGGTCCAATAAAATATATTAAAACAGACGAATTATTGCCAGGAGAAAAAGAAAAAGTTGAATCAGCTCATTATGGCGCTG